CCGAGGCGCTGGCGGTGCAGTGGGCGCCTGAGGCGGTGGCTCTGGTGCCGCCGCTTGGGGCGCCGGTATACTGCGTCATCGGCTCGACCGATGCTATTACCCTGACGCAGGTCGCGCGGCTGCGTGACGCCTGCCCGGGGCTGACCCATATTGCTGCGCCCGATGGGCAGATGCCTGAGGGGGCCTCGTCCACGGCGCGGCTGACCGTGCTGCAGGCCACAGCGGGCGAGACCCGGGCTGATGGTGCCACCGTGGCGCAGCGCCTGGGGGAGGGGCTGCAGCGCCTGCAGCCGCCGCGGGGTGCAGTGCTGGTGATCTCGGGCGGGGCGACCGCGCAGGTGGTGCTGGGGGCGCTGGGCATCACGGTGCTGCGGCTGGACGGCGAGGCGCTGCCGGGCCTGCCCCTTGCCCATGCCGGCGGCTTCACGATAATCACCAAGTCGGGCGGCTTCGGCGATGCCGATACTTTGCTGACATTGCTCGGCCATCTTGGTGGGCCGGGCCTGGAGAGCGACGGATAGACATGTCGGAAATTCTCAATGTAAGGCGCAGCCTTTCTGACGCGGTGTTCGACCGCATCCAGCGGGCCATCAAGTCTGGTGCCTATGGCGTGGACGAACGCCTGCCGACCGAGCATGCCATGGCCGCCGAATTCCAGGTGTCCCGGCCGGTGGTGCGCGATGCGCTGCAGCGGCTGCGCGACCAAGGGCTGATCTATTCGCGCCGTGGCGCCGGCAGCTTCGTGCGCGAACAGGGGCTGCGCGAGCCGCTCGGCTTCGGGCAGATGGAAAACCTGTCCGACCTGCAGCATTGCTACGATTTCCGCCTCACCATCGAGCCGGAGGGGGCCGCCATGGCGGCCACGCGTCGCTCGCCGGAGGCCCTGCAGAAGATCAAGACGGCGCTGAGCCTGCTGCGCGACGCCACCAATAGGCAGGCGCACCGGGCCGATGCCGATTTCATGTTTCACCTGAGCATTGCCCAGGCCTCGGCCAATCCCTATTTCGCCACGGCAATGCAGGCGCTGGAAGATCATATTGCCGTGGGCATGCGGTTTCATGGCCTGTCGCTGCGCAGCACCAGCGACGGGCTGCAGCATGTGTTTGTCGAGCATACGGCGGTGTTCGAGGCCATTGCGGCCGGCGATGCCGAGGCGGCGCGCCAGCGGATGAAGGCGCATCTCTCAGGCTCGCGCGATCGCCTGTTTGAACCCAAGCGCTAAACCGCCCGTCAGCGCGCCGCGATCATTTCCAGCATGGACCGCATAGCGGTGGCGTAGCCCCTGGCACCCAGGCCCGCCATGACCGCATCGGCGCGCATGGAGACATAAGAGCGGTGGTAGATCGGCTCGCGCTTGTGGATGTTGGAGATGTGGAACTCGATCACCGGACCCTCGAACATCTTGAGCGCATCGAGCAGCGCCAGCGAGGTGAAGGTGAAGGCGGCGGGGTTGATGATGATCCCGGCGCCCTCGTCGATGGCCTCATGCACCAGCTCGACCAGCTTTTCCTCGCTATTGGTCTGGTGGAAGACGATGGGCGTGTCGCCGGCGGTGGACCGGCAGAGCTCTTCGACCTCGGCCAGCGTCGTGGTGCCATAGATGGTGGGTTCGCGCTTGCCCAGGCGGTTGAGATTGGGGCCGTTGAGCACATAGATCGGTTTCATTGTCGCTTTCATGGGCCTAGCCGCCATAGCCGAAGGTGCGGGGGAGCCAGAGCACGGTCTCGGGCACAAAGGTGAACAGCAGCAGCGCTCCGATCAGCGCGAGGAGGAAAGGGAAGACGTCAGTGACCAGCTCGCGCATCGAGGCCCCCGATATGCGGGTCATGATGAACAGCAGCAGGCCGAAGGGCGGGGTGATGAGGCCGAGCATGATATTGACCACCACCACGACGCCGAAATGCACCATGTCGATGCCGAGCGCCTGCGCGGTGGGGATGAAGATGGGCACGATGACGAGGAGGATGGTGGTGCCTTCAAGCAGGCAGCCGAGCACGATCAGCAGGATGTTGACGGCTATCAGGAAGGTGATCGGGTCGAGGTCCCAGGCGATCAGCATGGTGCTGAGGCTGCGCGGGATGTTCTCGACGGTCACCACATAGTTGAACACCAGGGCCCCGGCGATCAGCATGCCGATCGAGGCGGTGGTCTTGGCGCTGGTCAGCAGCGAGGCGTAGAATTCGCGGGCGCTGACGCTGCGGTAGATAACGACGGACACGATCAGCGCATAGAAGGCGGCGATGGCGGCGGCTTCGGTCGGGGTGGTGATGCCGCCATAGATGCCGAACATCAGCACGGCCGGCATCAGCAGGACCGGCAAAGCGTGCCAGGTCATGCGCGGCAGTTCACGCAGCGGGGTTGGCGGTTCAACGGGAAAATTCTTGAGCCGGGCAGTGATTGCGATGAGCACCATCATGGCGCCGGCCATCAGCAGGCCGGGAATGATGCCGGCGAGAAACAGGTAGCCGATCGAGGCGTCCGAGATCAGGGCATAGAGCACCATGGGAATGGACGGGGGAATGATCGGGCCGATCACCGCGGTCACCGCCGTCAGCGCGGCCGCGTAGCTCGGGGTATACTTGCCGTCCTTGGTCATCATGAATTGCATCATCTTGCCGCTGCCGGCCGCATCGGCGACGGCCGAGCCGGACATACCGGCAAAGACGATGGATTGCAGTACATTGACCTGGGCCAGGCCGCCGCGGAACCGGCCGACAATGGCGTCGCACCATTTCAGCAGCCGTTCCGACAGCGAGCCGGAATTCATGATCTCGGCGGCAAGGATGAACAGTGGCACGGCCAGCATGATGTAGTTGGAATACATGCCGTTGAGCAGCTGCTCGGCGACGATGCCCATGTCCTGGCCGCGGATCAGCAGATAAAGGATCGA
This sequence is a window from Devosia beringensis. Protein-coding genes within it:
- a CDS encoding FadR/GntR family transcriptional regulator, which encodes MSEILNVRRSLSDAVFDRIQRAIKSGAYGVDERLPTEHAMAAEFQVSRPVVRDALQRLRDQGLIYSRRGAGSFVREQGLREPLGFGQMENLSDLQHCYDFRLTIEPEGAAMAATRRSPEALQKIKTALSLLRDATNRQAHRADADFMFHLSIAQASANPYFATAMQALEDHIAVGMRFHGLSLRSTSDGLQHVFVEHTAVFEAIAAGDAEAARQRMKAHLSGSRDRLFEPKR
- a CDS encoding type II 3-dehydroquinate dehydratase, translating into MKPIYVLNGPNLNRLGKREPTIYGTTTLAEVEELCRSTAGDTPIVFHQTNSEEKLVELVHEAIDEGAGIIINPAAFTFTSLALLDALKMFEGPVIEFHISNIHKREPIYHRSYVSMRADAVMAGLGARGYATAMRSMLEMIAAR
- a CDS encoding four-carbon acid sugar kinase family protein, producing MTRLGVVADDLTGALDAAAPFAARGIATVVALGPEGLVAALASGADVVGVSSNSREASPDDAGRAVAQCLENLPAGLPLFKKVDSRLKGNIAAELDAIPFNRALVVPAIPAFDRWVRDGRLGGFGVDQPIDIAARLGRHAGKASIPDIVTQADIEQALETGGHDLLVGARGLAEALAVQWAPEAVALVPPLGAPVYCVIGSTDAITLTQVARLRDACPGLTHIAAPDGQMPEGASSTARLTVLQATAGETRADGATVAQRLGEGLQRLQPPRGAVLVISGGATAQVVLGALGITVLRLDGEALPGLPLAHAGGFTIITKSGGFGDADTLLTLLGHLGGPGLESDG
- a CDS encoding TRAP transporter large permease yields the protein MTLSLAFNAALITIIVTAVLGLPMGLSMICGSILYLLIRGQDMGIVAEQLLNGMYSNYIMLAVPLFILAAEIMNSGSLSERLLKWCDAIVGRFRGGLAQVNVLQSIVFAGMSGSAVADAAGSGKMMQFMMTKDGKYTPSYAAALTAVTAVIGPIIPPSIPMVLYALISDASIGYLFLAGIIPGLLMAGAMMVLIAITARLKNFPVEPPTPLRELPRMTWHALPVLLMPAVLMFGIYGGITTPTEAAAIAAFYALIVSVVIYRSVSAREFYASLLTSAKTTASIGMLIAGALVFNYVVTVENIPRSLSTMLIAWDLDPITFLIAVNILLIVLGCLLEGTTILLVIVPIFIPTAQALGIDMVHFGVVVVVNIMLGLITPPFGLLLFIMTRISGASMRELVTDVFPFLLALIGALLLFTFVPETVLWLPRTFGYGG